The proteins below come from a single Paramormyrops kingsleyae isolate MSU_618 chromosome 25, PKINGS_0.4, whole genome shotgun sequence genomic window:
- the LOC111833177 gene encoding ubiquitin-conjugating enzyme E2 D2-like isoform X2: protein MALKRIHKELNDLARDPPAQCSAGPVGDDMFHWQATIMGPNDSPYQGGVFFLTIHFPTDYPFKPPKVAFTTRIYHPNINSNGSICLDILRSQWSPALTISKVLLSICSLLCDPNPDDPLVPEIARIYKTDNEKYNRIAREWTQKYAM, encoded by the exons GAGCTGAACGACTTGGCACGCGACCCCCCCGCACAGTGTTCCGCAGGCCCTGTCGGAGATGATA TGTTTCACTGGCAGGCAACAATCATGGGACCT AATGACAGTCCATACCAGGGTGGTGTTTTCTTTTTGACTATTCACTTCCCCACAGACTACCCCTTCAAACCCCCTAAG GTGGCATTTACCACAAGAATTTATCATCCAAACATTAACAGTAATGGCAGTATCTGCCTTGATATATTAAGATCACAATGGTCTCCAGCACTAACTATTTCTAAAG TTCTTTTGTCCATTTGTTCACTGCTGTGTGATCCAAACCCAGATGACCCTCTAGTGCCAGAGATTGCACGCATCTACAAGACAGATAACGAAAA GTACAACAGAATAGCGCGGGAATGGACTCAGAAGTATGCAATGTGA
- the LOC111833177 gene encoding ubiquitin-conjugating enzyme E2 D2-like isoform X1, which translates to MALKRIHKELNDLARDPPAQCSAGPVGDDMFHWQATIMGPNDSPYQGGVFFLTIHFPTDYPFKPPKVAFTTRIYHPNINSNGSICLDILRSQWSPALTISKVLLSICSLLCDPNPDDPLVPEIARIYKTDNEKYNRLAREWTEKYAML; encoded by the exons GAGCTGAACGACTTGGCACGCGACCCCCCCGCACAGTGTTCCGCAGGCCCTGTCGGAGATGATA TGTTTCACTGGCAGGCAACAATCATGGGACCT AATGACAGTCCATACCAGGGTGGTGTTTTCTTTTTGACTATTCACTTCCCCACAGACTACCCCTTCAAACCCCCTAAG GTGGCATTTACCACAAGAATTTATCATCCAAACATTAACAGTAATGGCAGTATCTGCCTTGATATATTAAGATCACAATGGTCTCCAGCACTAACTATTTCTAAAG TTCTTTTGTCCATTTGTTCACTGCTGTGTGATCCAAACCCAGATGACCCTCTAGTGCCAGAGATTGCACGCATCTACAAGACAGATAACGAAAA GTATAATAGGCTAGCGCGAGAGTGGACAGAGAAGTATGCCATGCTGTAG